A portion of the Rhodanobacter sp. AS-Z3 genome contains these proteins:
- a CDS encoding rhodanese-like domain-containing protein, whose protein sequence is MQIKIPGKAAVAFAILFGATTLPHRTHAEAAPQATAQSAPWVSTAWLESHLHDSNLVLLQVGEESQYKSAHIPGAHLVRLADVAATSGELSLEMPTAPELRQRLQGLGISDGSRVVVYFGNNQVSVATRIVFTLQSAGLAAHADLLDGGMPKWRREGRTLTDLVTAVTQPGTLTPFNLQPTIVDAAFVRAHARQPGYVLIDARAAMYYDGLEESGADGHHHRGHIPGAHNVPFTGITNDDLTLKTPAELLGLFRKAGVEPGDRVIAYCHIGQQATAVLFAARAVGIDAVLYDGSFEDWTMRDLPVEL, encoded by the coding sequence ATGCAGATCAAGATTCCGGGCAAGGCCGCCGTTGCGTTTGCGATCCTCTTCGGTGCCACGACCTTGCCGCACCGTACGCACGCAGAAGCAGCCCCGCAGGCCACCGCGCAATCCGCGCCATGGGTATCTACAGCGTGGCTGGAAAGTCACTTGCACGACTCGAACCTTGTGCTGCTGCAGGTCGGCGAAGAGTCGCAGTACAAGTCCGCGCACATTCCGGGGGCGCACTTGGTCAGGCTTGCCGACGTCGCCGCTACCTCGGGCGAACTTTCGCTGGAAATGCCGACGGCGCCGGAATTGCGCCAGCGACTGCAGGGCCTCGGTATCTCCGACGGCTCCCGCGTCGTGGTGTACTTTGGAAACAATCAGGTTTCCGTGGCGACGCGGATAGTGTTCACGCTGCAATCGGCCGGACTGGCAGCGCATGCCGACCTGCTTGACGGCGGCATGCCGAAGTGGCGCCGCGAGGGCCGGACGCTGACCGACCTGGTCACTGCAGTCACGCAGCCGGGAACGCTGACGCCCTTCAACCTTCAGCCGACCATCGTCGACGCCGCGTTCGTGCGTGCGCACGCCCGGCAGCCGGGCTACGTTCTCATCGATGCGCGTGCCGCGATGTACTACGACGGCCTCGAAGAGAGCGGTGCGGATGGCCACCACCATCGCGGTCACATTCCCGGCGCGCACAACGTGCCCTTCACCGGCATCACCAACGATGATCTGACCCTCAAGACACCCGCCGAACTGCTTGGCTTGTTTCGCAAGGCCGGCGTCGAACCGGGCGATCGGGTGATCGCCTATTGCCACATTGGCCAGCAGGCAACCGCGGTGCTCTTCGCAGCGCGTGCCGTGGGGATTGATGCTGTGCTTTACGACGGCTCGTTCGAAGATTGGACGATGCGCGATTTGCCGGTTGAGCTCTGA
- a CDS encoding histidine kinase translates to MDLPNDDLHSRLPRSVLSDLGSWTLYQNFRTFTWPWLLRRGIVLWPLAALAGCTYATWHASAMGGWADWPGLALRTCIASLIAVSAGPLLATLIRHWRLPLAVERLLVLLAIMLGLWIGTIALDWVGAYHAHLMQAYSGRPTGPNLIGQTVSNFLAATINASVLVLIVAGGGLAAIYYLGEQRRIAQYAAGRQIEGLRAERNAADMRLAVLQAQIEPHFLFNTLASVRSLIANEPERAAKTIDALAAYLRVALPRIRTTGIEEATLGRQIDLCLGYLEIMNVRTAGRIKVHLDASDDVRALPFPPLILLTLVENAMTHGIEPKPGPGMIAIIAGTVDGFLSVSVEDNGMGLQPGTTPGLGLANVRAQLRDRFGTRASFDIASRAGGGVSARIQVPLTFP, encoded by the coding sequence ATGGATTTACCCAATGACGACTTGCATTCCCGACTGCCGCGAAGCGTGCTGTCGGACCTCGGCAGCTGGACGCTCTACCAGAACTTCCGCACCTTCACCTGGCCCTGGTTGCTCCGCCGGGGCATCGTGTTGTGGCCTTTGGCAGCTCTCGCCGGTTGCACCTATGCCACCTGGCATGCGTCGGCCATGGGTGGGTGGGCAGACTGGCCTGGACTGGCACTCCGGACATGCATTGCATCGTTGATCGCCGTGTCGGCCGGTCCCTTGCTTGCCACGCTGATCAGGCATTGGCGTCTGCCGCTGGCCGTGGAGCGCTTGCTGGTGCTGTTGGCGATCATGCTCGGACTATGGATAGGAACCATTGCACTGGACTGGGTGGGTGCTTATCACGCCCATCTCATGCAGGCCTATTCCGGACGCCCCACGGGACCCAACCTGATCGGTCAGACCGTTTCAAACTTTCTCGCTGCCACCATCAACGCGTCCGTCCTTGTGCTGATCGTGGCGGGCGGAGGTCTCGCCGCCATCTACTATCTCGGCGAACAGCGACGTATCGCCCAATACGCAGCCGGTCGCCAGATCGAAGGCCTGCGCGCGGAACGCAACGCAGCCGACATGCGCCTGGCTGTCCTGCAGGCGCAGATTGAACCGCACTTCCTCTTCAACACACTGGCTTCCGTGAGATCGCTGATCGCCAATGAACCCGAACGTGCGGCAAAAACCATCGACGCGCTTGCGGCGTATTTACGCGTCGCGCTGCCGCGCATCCGCACAACAGGCATCGAGGAAGCCACGCTCGGTCGCCAGATCGATTTGTGCCTGGGCTATCTAGAGATCATGAATGTCCGTACGGCCGGCCGTATCAAGGTTCATCTCGATGCGAGCGACGATGTCCGCGCGCTGCCGTTCCCTCCATTGATCCTGCTGACGCTGGTGGAGAACGCGATGACCCACGGCATCGAGCCGAAACCCGGACCCGGCATGATCGCGATCATCGCCGGCACCGTGGATGGATTCCTGAGCGTGAGCGTCGAAGACAACGGCATGGGATTGCAGCCTGGCACCACGCCCGGCCTGGGCCTCGCGAATGTTCGCGCCCAGCTCCGCGATCGTTTCGGAACACGTGCGAGTTTCGACATCGCATCACGTGCCGGAGGCGGGGTGAGCGCACGCATCCAAGTTCCGCTCACGTTCCCATGA